A single genomic interval of Streptomyces sp. NBC_01296 harbors:
- a CDS encoding response regulator transcription factor: MSLTLTTPQTETETAALALAPREQEALGHIAAGRTYLQTARHMGLSKHTVDAYLRRIRAKLGINSTAELTRLAISLGL, from the coding sequence ATGAGCCTCACCCTCACCACCCCGCAGACCGAGACCGAGACCGCCGCCCTCGCCCTCGCCCCGCGCGAGCAGGAGGCACTGGGACACATCGCCGCCGGCCGCACCTACCTGCAGACGGCCCGCCACATGGGACTCTCCAAGCACACCGTCGACGCCTACCTCCGCCGCATCCGCGCCAAGCTGGGCATCAACAGCACCGCCGAACTGACCCGACTGGCCATCTCCCTCGGACTGTGA
- a CDS encoding SDR family NAD(P)-dependent oxidoreductase → MTGGERTVSLVTGGSRGIGREVCRQLGALGHTVLLTARSLPAAEEAAAELRAGGGDVHPVALDVRDRASAEQAARETRDRFGRLDVLVNNAAIAYGTWQRATTADLDVVAEAADTNLYGPWRTAQAFLPLLRAGRHGRIVNVSSEAASLTSMGGGTPAYTASKAALNALTRMLSAELRGDGILVNSVCPGWVATDMGGPGGRPVREGAAGIVWAATLPDSGPTGGFFRDGLPLPW, encoded by the coding sequence ATGACGGGTGGCGAGCGGACCGTCTCCCTGGTCACCGGCGGCAGCAGGGGCATCGGACGGGAAGTGTGCCGACAGCTCGGCGCGCTCGGGCACACCGTCCTGCTGACCGCTCGTTCCCTGCCCGCTGCCGAGGAGGCCGCGGCGGAGCTCCGCGCCGGGGGAGGTGACGTCCACCCGGTGGCCCTCGACGTACGGGACCGGGCGAGCGCCGAGCAGGCCGCGCGCGAGACGCGCGATCGCTTCGGGCGGCTCGACGTCCTGGTCAACAATGCGGCCATCGCGTACGGCACCTGGCAGCGCGCCACGACGGCCGACCTCGACGTGGTCGCCGAGGCCGCCGACACCAACCTTTACGGCCCCTGGCGCACCGCGCAGGCCTTCCTCCCGCTGCTGCGGGCCGGCCGGCACGGGCGGATCGTCAATGTCAGCAGCGAAGCCGCGTCCTTGACGAGCATGGGCGGCGGAACCCCTGCCTACACCGCCTCCAAGGCCGCCCTGAACGCCCTCACCCGCATGCTCTCGGCCGAGCTGCGCGGCGACGGGATCCTGGTGAACTCCGTCTGCCCCGGCTGGGTCGCGACCGACATGGGCGGCCCGGGCGGCCGTCCCGTACGGGAAGGGGCGGCGGGGATCGTCTGGGCCGCCACCCTCCCGGACTCCGGGCCCACCGGCGGCTTCTTCCGCGACGGCCTTCCGCTGCCCTGGTAG